The following proteins are co-located in the Labrys monachus genome:
- a CDS encoding CsbD family protein: protein MDWNRVEGNWKQVKGKIKEQWGKLTDDDLDVVAGKRDQLEGKIQERYGIAKDQVRSDVDSWYGRQKW from the coding sequence ATGGACTGGAATCGCGTCGAAGGAAATTGGAAGCAGGTCAAGGGCAAGATCAAGGAGCAGTGGGGCAAGCTCACCGATGACGACCTCGACGTCGTCGCCGGCAAGCGCGACCAGCTGGAGGGCAAGATCCAGGAGCGCTACGGAATCGCCAAGGACCAGGTCCGGTCGGACGTCGACAGCTGGTACGGTCGCCAGAAGTGGTAA
- a CDS encoding cysteine hydrolase family protein, with translation MGGGGLRYGDLGATARHLCVDMQRLFAEDTAWKTPWMDRVLPQVRRIVSRFPERTIFTRFIPVRHAGQGRGTWRRYYRCWPMMTIDALGIEMVDLVPELHRFTPPAQILDKRAYSPWYETDLEARLRSEGVDTLIVSGGETDVCVLSAVLGAVDRGYRVVVATDALCSSTDETHDASIKVYESRYGQQVEAVTTDDILDRWN, from the coding sequence ATGGGAGGAGGCGGCCTTCGCTACGGTGATCTCGGGGCGACGGCCCGCCATCTGTGCGTGGACATGCAGAGGCTGTTCGCCGAGGACACGGCGTGGAAGACCCCCTGGATGGATCGCGTATTGCCACAGGTCCGGCGCATCGTCTCGCGATTTCCCGAGCGGACGATCTTCACGCGCTTCATTCCCGTCCGGCACGCCGGTCAGGGAAGAGGCACGTGGCGGCGCTATTATCGGTGCTGGCCGATGATGACGATCGACGCGCTCGGCATCGAGATGGTCGATCTCGTTCCCGAACTCCACCGTTTCACACCACCCGCGCAAATTCTCGACAAGCGTGCCTATTCGCCCTGGTACGAGACGGATCTCGAGGCGAGGCTGCGGAGCGAGGGCGTCGATACGCTGATCGTCTCCGGCGGCGAAACGGATGTGTGCGTCCTCAGCGCCGTGCTCGGGGCCGTGGACAGGGGCTATCGCGTGGTCGTGGCGACCGACGCGCTGTGCAGTTCCACGGACGAGACGCATGACGCCTCGATCAAGGTCTATGAGTCCCGCTACGGCCAGCAGGTTGAAGCGGTGACGACGGACGACATCCTCGACCGTTGGAACTGA
- a CDS encoding IclR family transcriptional regulator, with the protein MNEEVKSAVRVLEMLELLARSTRPVSLKEVALELGYPKSSAHQLLATLVSRGYAMREDGERYRLNEACRSGPGWTGGGDAQLIALAQPVMRQLRDQCGETVLLGVRMRDGRLKTIAKCVGSMPVRYDSELAGGLPSYCTALGRVLLAYWDPVLTDRHLARERIVRLTDHTTVDRVRIRSLIQDARREGFAISDQEMDADGCGVAAPIYDAGGTVVAALDIAVVAQRFASRKQSLLDLVVAHARTISARNGFRPEAHGEAGA; encoded by the coding sequence ATGAACGAAGAAGTGAAAAGCGCCGTGCGCGTGCTCGAGATGCTGGAGCTGCTCGCGCGTTCGACCCGGCCGGTCAGCCTCAAGGAGGTCGCGCTCGAGCTCGGCTATCCCAAGAGCAGTGCCCATCAATTGCTGGCGACCCTGGTGTCCCGAGGCTACGCCATGCGGGAGGACGGCGAGCGCTATCGCCTGAACGAGGCGTGCCGCAGCGGCCCGGGCTGGACAGGCGGCGGCGACGCCCAGCTGATCGCCCTCGCCCAGCCCGTCATGCGCCAGCTGCGCGACCAATGCGGCGAGACGGTCCTGCTCGGCGTACGCATGCGCGACGGGCGCCTCAAGACGATCGCCAAATGCGTCGGCTCCATGCCGGTCCGCTACGACTCGGAACTGGCGGGGGGCCTGCCCTCCTACTGCACGGCGCTCGGCCGGGTGCTCCTCGCTTATTGGGATCCCGTCCTGACGGACCGGCATCTTGCCCGCGAGCGCATCGTGAGGCTGACCGATCACACCACCGTCGACCGCGTGCGCATACGCAGCCTCATTCAGGATGCCCGCAGGGAAGGCTTCGCGATCTCGGACCAGGAAATGGACGCCGACGGCTGCGGCGTGGCGGCGCCGATCTACGACGCCGGCGGCACGGTCGTCGCGGCGCTCGACATTGCGGTGGTCGCCCAGCGTTTCGCGAGCCGGAAGCAGTCGCTGCTCGACCTCGTGGTCGCGCATGCCCGGACGATCAGCGCGAGGAACGGTTTCCGCCCCGAGGCGCACGGCGAAGCCGGCGCTTGA